From a region of the Pseudanabaena sp. PCC 7367 genome:
- a CDS encoding DUF928 domain-containing protein, which yields MRVSKSLISLVGITIATLSMTSMAGSALSFEPSGDRQVANAAAKINNVQGNLEPNLKSSAKSLPLTVTFAPRPGKDKPVNTSGAGTRGSCLTSEVTSSDFSESADSADNLTLILPAVTPALTAQARPTFMFYVPKTKAQQVEFRLFANVENELGEPQTGVYRQTIDLNNQLNGEAGIISYSLPAESPMLQLDQSYAWSVALICNQNKRSRDIVVQGAIERVELSASLASQLAQATLAQQAQLYAQDGIWYEAAAILAQLNRNDHGAGAEQLWQSLLGAQQVELEAIASNPIVVSN from the coding sequence ATGCGAGTATCTAAATCATTAATTAGTCTAGTCGGAATTACGATCGCTACCCTGAGTATGACAAGTATGGCAGGTAGTGCGTTGAGTTTTGAGCCCTCTGGCGATCGGCAAGTTGCCAATGCCGCCGCTAAAATCAACAATGTTCAAGGCAACCTAGAGCCAAATCTAAAATCCAGCGCTAAATCGCTCCCCCTCACCGTTACCTTTGCCCCCCGGCCTGGCAAAGATAAACCAGTCAATACCTCTGGGGCTGGTACTCGTGGTAGTTGTCTTACCAGCGAGGTCACTTCCTCTGATTTTTCAGAGTCTGCTGATTCTGCAGATAATCTCACCCTCATTCTGCCTGCGGTCACGCCAGCCCTCACTGCCCAAGCCAGACCTACCTTCATGTTTTATGTGCCTAAAACCAAAGCACAGCAGGTTGAATTCCGACTCTTTGCCAATGTGGAGAATGAGCTGGGCGAACCCCAAACTGGTGTCTATCGCCAGACGATCGACCTGAACAATCAACTTAATGGTGAAGCTGGCATCATCAGCTACAGTCTCCCCGCCGAATCTCCCATGCTGCAACTAGATCAGTCCTATGCCTGGTCAGTGGCGTTGATCTGCAATCAAAATAAGCGATCGCGTGACATCGTTGTGCAAGGAGCGATCGAGCGGGTTGAACTGAGCGCCAGTCTGGCTAGTCAATTGGCTCAAGCTACGCTAGCCCAGCAGGCTCAACTCTATGCCCAGGATGGCATTTGGTATGAAGCAGCGGCAATTCTAGCCCAGTTGAATCGCAATGATCACGGTGCTGGTGCGGAGCAATTGTGGCAATCGTTGTTAGGCGCGCAGCAGGTGGAGCTAGAAGCGATCGCCAGCAATCCGATTGTCGTTTCTAACTAA
- a CDS encoding Uma2 family endonuclease, translated as MAAQNIVQPTLQPPPLENGDRLSRDEFERRYSAMPQVKKAELIEGIVYMASPLRVKSHGYPHGVIMTWLGTYQIATPGVLFADNTTVQLDPDNEPQPDGLLMIEQGGQATISEDDYVVGAPELIVEVAASSAAIDMHSKLEAYQRNQVQEYLVWQIYDNTFDWFRLRDGKYAQIPANSEGIICSKIFPGLWLDKKALLTGDFAKVLAVLQQGMATPEHQGFTEQLAQT; from the coding sequence ATGGCCGCCCAAAACATAGTTCAACCCACCCTACAACCACCCCCCCTCGAAAACGGCGATCGGCTCTCGCGGGATGAATTCGAGCGCCGCTACAGTGCCATGCCCCAGGTCAAAAAAGCCGAATTAATCGAAGGAATTGTTTACATGGCCTCACCGCTTAGAGTAAAAAGTCATGGTTATCCCCACGGCGTAATTATGACCTGGCTAGGCACATATCAGATCGCCACACCTGGTGTATTGTTTGCCGACAACACTACCGTTCAGCTCGATCCAGACAACGAACCCCAGCCCGATGGATTGCTGATGATTGAGCAGGGCGGACAAGCAACAATCAGTGAGGATGACTATGTGGTCGGCGCACCGGAACTAATCGTCGAAGTAGCCGCCAGCAGCGCCGCGATCGACATGCATAGCAAACTGGAAGCCTATCAACGTAATCAAGTGCAAGAATATTTAGTCTGGCAGATTTACGACAATACCTTCGATTGGTTTCGGCTACGGGATGGGAAATATGCCCAGATCCCAGCTAATTCAGAAGGGATTATTTGTTCAAAGATTTTCCCTGGACTCTGGCTTGACAAAAAGGCGTTATTAACTGGCGATTTTGCCAAGGTGCTAGCAGTGTTGCAGCAGGGTATGGCTACACCAGAGCACCAAGGATTCACCGAGCAGTTGGCTCAGACATAA
- a CDS encoding DUF433 domain-containing protein, producing the protein MDYHHLITIEPGKRSGKPCIRGMRITVQDILEYLAGGMTEAEILADFSELTAEDITACLDFTNSN; encoded by the coding sequence ATCGACTACCACCACCTCATCACGATCGAACCAGGCAAACGCAGCGGCAAACCCTGTATCAGGGGAATGCGAATCACTGTGCAAGATATCCTTGAATATTTGGCAGGTGGCATGACCGAAGCCGAAATCCTGGCAGACTTCTCAGAGCTAACCGCTGAGGATATTACAGCCTGCTTAGATTTTACGAATTCTAATTAA
- a CDS encoding ParA family protein yields MIVTLLSYKGGVGKTLSAIHLAAYLAGQNATALIDGDRNRSATKWAKRGELPYPVVDEKAAAKYARNYEHLVIDTQARPNPEDLGALADVSDLVIVPTPPTAMALDATFLTLDALNSINCQNFKILLTLIPPYPSTDGKDARERLQELKLPVFAGEIRRMAVYQKAELAGALVNKVSDRRANMAWRDYQSIGSEIIDG; encoded by the coding sequence ATGATTGTGACCCTGCTCAGCTATAAAGGAGGGGTTGGCAAGACCCTCAGCGCGATCCACCTGGCCGCCTACCTGGCCGGACAAAATGCCACGGCATTGATCGATGGCGATCGCAACCGCAGTGCCACCAAATGGGCGAAGCGGGGTGAGTTGCCCTATCCAGTCGTGGATGAGAAGGCCGCCGCCAAGTATGCGCGGAACTATGAGCATCTGGTGATTGATACTCAGGCTCGCCCAAACCCCGAAGACCTGGGAGCCCTGGCCGATGTCAGCGATCTGGTGATTGTGCCCACTCCCCCCACGGCGATGGCGCTGGATGCGACATTTTTAACTTTGGATGCATTGAATAGTATCAATTGTCAGAACTTCAAGATTTTATTAACCCTGATTCCGCCCTACCCTTCGACCGATGGGAAGGATGCCAGGGAGCGATTGCAGGAGTTGAAATTACCTGTTTTTGCCGGGGAAATTCGGCGCATGGCGGTGTATCAAAAAGCAGAGTTGGCGGGAGCGCTGGTGAACAAAGTCAGCGATCGCCGGGCGAATATGGCATGGCGTGATTATCAATCTATAGGGAGCGAAATTATCGATGGCTAA
- a CDS encoding flotillin family protein, which produces MAIKWLPSVLSVFVSATTATSLQPNMARIGTLKSAAPVVETMAIASRVSKVGRPALTKVNPIVTKPAFVNLQSLKSDYLLLIAAVCAVALIIIIAAISVYLRLYKITPNNEAFVKTGGILKKKKEVYLFGGCLVIPGIDELTRVPLREISIDVVRTGRLAVRTQDYLRADMRVTLYVCINQNREDVLTAAARLSQEGKITPANITDALEKRADDAIRAAAKKKNIAEIDSDKLGFAQEVLNLMQQDLRKVGLTLNNIAISEIQESDTYDTNNFFDAQGVRLRTETIQRSIKQKTEVELATMKETREVELATQVAIQQRELEAEKQSLQITQEQEVATLEQRLQVEALKAQREREIQEAKDIESSSAERTKIAQDQLVEEEKIRKGLAVQQSKIDANIALEERNKKLKVAQALQQREAEIAEILRQKAVDSGRMEAQVQLAESERKAKLAQEDVAIAVANKQRESFEAEAEKATAEAAVITASELEKAERIQRLAIIAAKQEAQQIRVRDQNVIEIEAYRRRHQAEIAQQAAELEAESIRTLAIANRFKSLAEAEGLQAKVEAKNVTSSANITADLIKAIWPQLVLQLPEIMKSLAPQAGVLGDARVYSFPGANGNGAQDINQLLLSTSGLSLINTLLEDGKLGEIIGQVGKLITSNDSNAANSGSRAEPVEIEVQEDEPEVGETKAESTTSTPTVIQSSAPSVPPMPPMPPISGSNQG; this is translated from the coding sequence ATGGCTATTAAGTGGCTTCCATCTGTTCTGTCTGTGTTTGTGAGTGCTACTACTGCGACCAGTTTGCAGCCGAATATGGCAAGAATCGGTACGCTGAAATCCGCCGCGCCTGTGGTTGAAACTATGGCGATCGCCAGTCGGGTTAGCAAAGTTGGGCGGCCAGCGCTCACCAAGGTGAATCCGATCGTGACCAAGCCTGCATTCGTGAATTTGCAAAGTCTCAAATCCGATTACCTGCTCTTGATCGCAGCGGTCTGTGCGGTGGCGCTCATCATCATCATTGCTGCTATTTCCGTCTATTTACGGCTGTATAAAATCACCCCCAACAACGAAGCATTCGTCAAAACCGGGGGCATTCTCAAGAAGAAGAAGGAGGTTTATCTATTTGGTGGTTGCTTAGTGATTCCTGGCATTGATGAGCTGACCCGCGTGCCTTTGCGCGAAATCTCGATCGATGTGGTGCGGACTGGTCGCCTGGCCGTAAGGACTCAGGACTATCTGCGTGCTGATATGCGGGTGACCCTGTATGTTTGCATCAACCAAAATCGGGAAGATGTCTTAACTGCGGCCGCCCGGCTATCGCAAGAGGGCAAAATCACCCCCGCGAATATCACTGATGCCCTCGAAAAACGGGCTGATGATGCGATTCGTGCCGCCGCCAAGAAAAAGAATATTGCTGAGATCGATTCCGATAAGCTCGGCTTTGCCCAAGAAGTCCTGAATCTGATGCAGCAGGACTTACGCAAGGTGGGTTTGACATTGAATAACATCGCTATTTCTGAAATCCAAGAAAGCGACACCTATGATACCAACAACTTCTTTGATGCCCAGGGTGTACGGCTGCGCACCGAAACGATTCAACGATCGATTAAGCAAAAAACCGAAGTTGAATTGGCCACAATGAAGGAAACCAGAGAAGTAGAATTGGCTACCCAAGTGGCGATCCAACAGCGGGAACTGGAAGCCGAAAAGCAATCATTGCAAATCACCCAGGAACAAGAAGTTGCCACCCTGGAGCAACGGCTGCAAGTGGAAGCCCTCAAAGCCCAACGGGAACGGGAAATCCAAGAAGCCAAAGACATTGAATCGTCTTCGGCGGAGCGCACCAAGATCGCCCAGGATCAACTGGTGGAAGAAGAAAAAATCCGTAAAGGCTTGGCAGTGCAACAAAGCAAGATTGACGCTAATATTGCCCTGGAAGAACGCAACAAAAAGCTGAAAGTTGCCCAAGCCCTGCAACAACGGGAAGCGGAAATCGCCGAAATCCTGCGCCAAAAGGCCGTTGATTCCGGTCGGATGGAAGCCCAGGTACAATTGGCCGAATCGGAACGGAAAGCCAAGCTTGCCCAAGAAGACGTGGCGATCGCGGTGGCCAACAAACAACGCGAAAGCTTTGAAGCCGAAGCAGAAAAGGCCACGGCAGAAGCGGCAGTTATCACAGCTTCGGAATTGGAGAAAGCAGAACGCATCCAACGCCTGGCGATCATTGCCGCCAAACAAGAAGCCCAACAAATTCGGGTACGCGATCAAAACGTGATTGAAATCGAAGCCTATCGCCGTCGCCATCAAGCGGAAATTGCCCAACAGGCTGCCGAACTGGAAGCGGAATCCATTCGCACCCTGGCGATCGCCAATCGGTTTAAATCCTTGGCCGAGGCGGAAGGGCTCCAAGCCAAAGTCGAAGCCAAGAATGTGACTAGCAGTGCCAATATCACCGCTGATTTGATTAAAGCAATCTGGCCACAGTTGGTGCTCCAGTTGCCTGAAATCATGAAATCTTTGGCTCCTCAAGCTGGCGTGCTGGGCGATGCCAGAGTCTATTCCTTCCCTGGTGCCAATGGCAATGGGGCGCAGGATATTAACCAGCTATTGCTCTCTACTAGTGGCCTATCTTTGATTAATACTTTGCTCGAAGATGGCAAGCTGGGTGAAATCATTGGCCAGGTCGGTAAGCTGATCACCAGCAATGATAGTAATGCAGCTAATAGTGGGAGTAGGGCTGAGCCGGTGGAAATCGAAGTCCAGGAAGATGAACCAGAGGTAGGCGAAACCAAGGCAGAATCAACAACATCAACCCCAACGGTTATTCAATCCTCTGCTCCTTCTGTCCCTCCTATGCCTCCCATGCCCCCGATCTCAGGGAGTAATCAAGGCTAA
- a CDS encoding OB-fold-containig protein, giving the protein MLIIMLFAIENLAYWLFLGMGLALFSLAIFAGGDDDLDADLDADVDIGANLDMGDIPDLDLEADLDPDTDIDPNNGFDALALLRWLGIGKVPLLLLLATDFSLVGLLGWIQNVIIGNLTGRIPTGLLAGIVFLTSVIIALLLGSVISRPLGRAFASSSEDSSSDRILGRVGTVSSATITSDRLGQIDVRDANGNLVTVTAMLPDWAGIKPKLGDAVLVIKHDHDCYQVITAGGVDQDSWLTYHRQRRDRD; this is encoded by the coding sequence ATGCTAATAATTATGCTATTTGCGATCGAAAATTTAGCCTATTGGCTGTTCCTCGGTATGGGTCTTGCCCTATTCAGTCTGGCCATTTTTGCCGGTGGCGATGATGATTTAGACGCAGATCTAGATGCCGATGTTGATATTGGCGCGAATCTAGACATGGGTGATATCCCTGATTTAGATTTAGAGGCAGATCTTGATCCAGATACCGATATAGATCCAAATAATGGCTTTGATGCTTTAGCATTGCTGCGCTGGCTGGGGATTGGTAAAGTGCCCCTGCTATTGTTACTAGCCACTGATTTTAGCCTGGTCGGTCTACTGGGTTGGATTCAAAACGTAATTATTGGCAATCTGACCGGACGCATTCCTACCGGACTTTTGGCTGGCATTGTTTTTCTCACCTCGGTGATTATTGCCCTCTTGCTCGGTAGTGTAATTTCCCGCCCCCTGGGTCGCGCCTTTGCTAGCTCTAGCGAAGATAGCAGTAGCGATCGCATCCTGGGGCGAGTGGGTACGGTCAGTTCGGCCACAATTACCAGCGATCGGCTTGGTCAAATCGATGTACGCGATGCCAATGGCAATCTGGTGACGGTGACAGCAATGCTACCGGATTGGGCTGGCATTAAACCCAAGTTGGGTGATGCGGTATTGGTAATCAAGCATGACCACGATTGCTACCAGGTGATCACTGCTGGGGGAGTCGATCAAGATAGCTGGCTGACCTATCACCGGCAACGCCGCGATCGTGATTAA